The proteins below are encoded in one region of Parvicella tangerina:
- a CDS encoding PaaI family thioesterase, with protein sequence MASELNPEHIAYIQKNFTNSVKFRMAMFNMLPMGWLSGMKVTELNDQQCSVTVPYKRWNKNPFRSTFWAVLGMAAEMSSGALLVMYTHKQKPSVAMLVADCKGEFHKKATDVTTFTCKDAAKIKAAILETMETGEGVLIPCQMEGHNQAGELVAKFSFTWSVKARSK encoded by the coding sequence ATGGCGTCAGAATTGAATCCCGAGCACATCGCGTACATTCAAAAGAACTTTACCAATAGTGTTAAATTCAGAATGGCCATGTTCAACATGTTGCCTATGGGATGGTTGAGCGGTATGAAAGTTACGGAATTAAATGATCAGCAATGTTCGGTTACAGTACCTTATAAGAGATGGAATAAAAACCCCTTTCGGTCTACCTTTTGGGCCGTACTTGGAATGGCAGCGGAAATGAGTTCAGGGGCTTTATTAGTAATGTATACGCACAAACAAAAACCTTCCGTTGCCATGCTGGTTGCTGACTGCAAGGGGGAGTTTCACAAAAAGGCTACTGATGTAACCACGTTTACCTGTAAGGATGCAGCAAAGATCAAAGCAGCAATTTTGGAAACCATGGAAACAGGAGAAGGGGTTTTGATCCCTTGTCAAATGGAGGGACACAATCAAGCTGGAGAATTGGTTGCTAAGTTCTCATTTACCTGGAGTGTTAAGGCCAGAAGTAAATAA
- a CDS encoding RNA polymerase sigma factor — MKGQPGRMTEKQLIEAAKHNPARFAPLYNKYYKPIFIYIFKKLKDEELTGDITSRVFLKALLNIHKYEDRGFPFSSWLYKIAGNEVNMHFRKANKKQQVELNEKDLKVLMGEVSLDTEREEQLELVLDALNQLPLEVTELIDLRFFEQRSFKEMGDILGTTEGNAKIKTYRALDKLKKLLPDNNA; from the coding sequence TTGAAAGGACAACCGGGCAGAATGACTGAAAAGCAACTTATCGAAGCAGCAAAACATAATCCTGCTCGGTTTGCTCCTTTATATAACAAGTACTACAAGCCTATATTTATCTATATTTTCAAAAAACTGAAAGACGAAGAGTTGACGGGAGATATTACTTCAAGAGTATTCCTAAAAGCACTATTGAACATTCATAAGTATGAGGACCGGGGATTTCCTTTCTCTAGTTGGCTTTATAAAATTGCTGGAAATGAAGTGAATATGCACTTCAGAAAGGCGAATAAAAAACAACAAGTTGAACTGAACGAAAAAGACCTCAAGGTCTTAATGGGTGAAGTGTCTTTGGATACCGAGAGAGAAGAACAACTTGAATTAGTACTTGACGCTCTAAATCAACTACCTTTGGAAGTGACAGAATTGATCGACCTCCGCTTTTTTGAGCAAAGGTCATTCAAGGAAATGGGTGATATTTTAGGTACAACTGAAGGAAATGCAAAAATTAAAACGTACCGCGCGCTAGATAAATTGAAAAAACTACTACCTGACAACAACGCATGA
- a CDS encoding cation diffusion facilitator family transporter produces the protein MKTTKNTAVRTVLLGLLLNVLLVVIKGVSGYLGDSYALMADAIESSTDVFASLFLIFGMSYVNRPADDNHPYGHGRLEPLLTFVIVMFLMISAGVIAFKSIEHIQNPHNIPAPFTLIVLGVIIVFKELSFQYVRRKGKQLNSTSLQAEAWHHRSDAITSLMAFLGISIALIFGKGFENADDWAALLASVFIVYNAYKLFRPAFGEMMDEHLHEELEVKIRLSSEKIKGVLGTEKCRIRKVGSGYFVDLHVIVDGSISVKSGHTIAHEVKGQIFSDLDMVRDVLVHIEPDDELEKLV, from the coding sequence TTGAAAACAACTAAGAATACAGCAGTAAGAACAGTATTGCTGGGATTGTTGTTGAATGTACTGTTAGTTGTAATCAAGGGCGTCTCTGGATATCTAGGAGACTCTTATGCTTTAATGGCGGATGCAATTGAAAGTTCAACCGATGTTTTTGCGTCTTTATTCTTGATTTTTGGAATGTCCTATGTTAATCGACCAGCGGATGATAATCATCCTTACGGACATGGTCGCTTAGAGCCGCTATTAACCTTTGTGATCGTCATGTTTTTGATGATATCGGCTGGAGTTATTGCTTTCAAAAGTATAGAGCACATTCAGAACCCTCATAATATTCCAGCTCCATTTACACTTATTGTTTTAGGAGTTATTATTGTCTTTAAAGAACTTTCTTTTCAATATGTAAGAAGAAAAGGAAAGCAGCTAAACAGTACATCTCTGCAAGCAGAGGCATGGCATCATAGAAGTGATGCAATAACTTCATTAATGGCCTTTCTGGGAATTTCGATAGCTTTAATATTCGGAAAAGGGTTTGAAAATGCTGATGACTGGGCTGCGTTGCTAGCTTCAGTTTTTATCGTTTATAACGCCTATAAACTTTTTCGACCTGCTTTTGGAGAAATGATGGACGAACACTTGCATGAAGAGCTTGAGGTAAAAATAAGATTGAGCTCAGAAAAAATAAAAGGAGTTCTGGGTACAGAAAAGTGTAGAATAAGAAAAGTAGGGAGTGGTTATTTCGTTGATCTCCATGTGATTGTCGATGGCAGTATTTCAGTGAAGTCAGGACACACTATTGCTCATGAAGTAAAAGGACAGATATTTTCAGACTTAGACATGGTCAGGGATGTTTTGGTTCATATTGAACCTGATGATGAACTTGAGAAATTAGTGTAA
- a CDS encoding 2Fe-2S iron-sulfur cluster-binding protein — MSHFHNLKVVEVTRETPEAVAVGFEIPSDLKSEYQFTAGQYLTLAFEIGGSEERRSYSLCSSPSEEVLKVAVKEVEGGKVSTHINRNLKVGDVVKVLPPEGNFTLKTDGLHHHTYVAFVAGSGITPILSMAKDVVEKEPNSTFHIFYGNKDSNHVIFKSALEELGTKNIKTTLIYSREDSGSALTNGRINEGKARSLITHNQLEGAQGFFLCGPEEMIIAATKGLESIGIDKSKIHFELFTTPVLMESKSTRVEEASDFHGEAQITVIYDDEEFEFTLDTDGESILETAIEEGVDVPFSCKGAVCCTCKAKVTEGKAVMEANYALTDEEVAQGYILTCTSHPVTQKVVVNYDEF, encoded by the coding sequence ATGAGTCATTTTCATAATTTAAAAGTTGTAGAAGTAACGAGAGAAACCCCAGAAGCTGTTGCCGTTGGGTTTGAAATTCCTTCAGATCTTAAAAGTGAGTATCAGTTTACAGCCGGTCAGTACTTGACATTGGCTTTTGAGATTGGAGGTTCCGAAGAAAGAAGGTCATACTCACTTTGTTCTTCACCTTCAGAGGAAGTCTTGAAAGTTGCAGTGAAGGAAGTGGAGGGTGGAAAAGTTTCTACACACATCAATAGAAATTTGAAGGTTGGCGATGTTGTTAAGGTGCTTCCTCCAGAGGGTAATTTTACGCTGAAAACGGATGGTTTGCATCATCACACTTACGTTGCTTTTGTTGCTGGTAGTGGAATAACTCCAATTTTATCAATGGCCAAGGATGTGGTTGAAAAAGAACCGAATAGTACTTTCCATATTTTTTACGGTAATAAGGATAGTAACCATGTTATCTTTAAGTCTGCGCTAGAAGAATTAGGAACTAAAAATATCAAAACAACGCTAATCTATTCAAGAGAGGATTCTGGTAGTGCGTTAACGAACGGAAGAATAAATGAAGGCAAAGCAAGATCATTGATTACTCACAATCAATTGGAGGGTGCTCAAGGGTTTTTCTTATGTGGACCAGAAGAAATGATCATTGCTGCGACTAAAGGGTTAGAGTCGATTGGAATCGATAAGTCAAAGATTCATTTTGAACTGTTTACCACTCCTGTCTTGATGGAGAGCAAGAGTACTCGAGTAGAAGAGGCCTCAGATTTTCATGGGGAGGCACAGATCACTGTGATTTATGACGATGAAGAGTTTGAGTTTACACTGGATACGGATGGTGAATCAATTCTGGAGACCGCTATTGAAGAAGGAGTGGATGTTCCATTTTCGTGTAAAGGTGCAGTATGTTGTACCTGTAAAGCGAAGGTGACTGAAGGTAAAGCGGTGATGGAGGCCAATTATGCACTAACTGATGAAGAAGTGGCTCAAGGCTATATCTTAACCTGCACATCGCACCCAGTTACTCAAAAAGTTGTTGTAAACTACGATGAGTTTTAA
- a CDS encoding alpha/beta hydrolase, with protein sequence MSKRASRTGYPSVTDYSLNVDTLILESHDGHKLYGLWCDANTPEVQGTILMIHGIGSCKDHFIPKAQWLANNGFNSVLVDLRGHGMSEGEYITYGFNEVPDLKLFLDCMTLHHHANNIGVWGQSLGGAIGLQLMAADDRVKFGIIESTYCTFDEVVHDYSYRMFGVPLGWLNDYVIWRAQSVAQFDKTNINPEEACKKVHQPILLVHGTADDRIDITYGKRNFNALASENKEFVQIEGANHVNVWEVGGETYNKKCLEFLNNP encoded by the coding sequence GTGAGCAAAAGAGCATCAAGAACAGGCTATCCTTCTGTAACCGATTATAGTCTGAATGTTGACACGCTCATCTTGGAATCTCACGATGGTCACAAACTTTATGGACTGTGGTGCGATGCGAACACTCCAGAAGTGCAGGGAACTATTTTAATGATTCATGGCATTGGCAGCTGTAAAGATCATTTCATCCCCAAAGCTCAATGGCTTGCAAATAACGGCTTTAACAGCGTTCTGGTAGACCTTCGTGGGCATGGCATGAGCGAGGGCGAATATATTACGTACGGGTTCAATGAAGTGCCTGACCTAAAACTTTTTCTAGACTGCATGACACTGCACCATCATGCTAATAATATAGGTGTTTGGGGTCAGTCCTTGGGCGGGGCTATTGGTTTACAACTCATGGCTGCGGATGACCGAGTTAAGTTTGGTATCATAGAAAGCACCTACTGCACCTTTGATGAGGTGGTTCACGATTATAGTTATCGGATGTTCGGAGTTCCCCTTGGCTGGTTAAATGACTATGTGATTTGGCGAGCACAAAGTGTTGCTCAATTTGACAAAACCAACATTAATCCAGAAGAAGCCTGCAAAAAAGTACATCAACCCATTTTGCTTGTCCACGGAACCGCTGATGATCGAATTGATATTACTTACGGTAAACGTAATTTCAATGCTCTTGCATCCGAGAATAAAGAATTCGTTCAAATTGAAGGTGCAAATCATGTTAATGTATGGGAGGTTGGAGGAGAGACCTACAACAAGAAATGCCTAGAGTTTTTGAATAATCCTTAA
- a CDS encoding carboxy terminal-processing peptidase, which yields MKKTFLIMLFLTPALSLIGQEIKSSSSQEFSSRLDNLIYTLNRWHVSPIENGDTLSNRVYQLFIREFDPYLLFLTEESSDILKNYQYDLDDQIEKGDYIFIDTCASIALNGIKRIQEEWFDDIDVDFVLSYADTAKFNRSREDRIAGDLVGLENRFKKWITYQILVSTYSNFPDLNLADNDSVSNALSYSISQEKSFLTCMFEDLGFPDKTTIKAGLEDLFLNAVAQAFDPHSNFYSKDQKNDLETMLSPSEDSFGITLYDENNSIKVNSIHQRSDAWRSNLINVDDVIKQAKDQNGEALIDNCTSAYELEELLSSTSVSSVTLSVIKPSGKEITVELIKETLSSEENSLVAYVLKGKTSIGYISLPSFYTSWESDQVDGCANDVAKEILKLREDSISGLILDLRNNGGGSVVEALDLAGIFIDIGPLGIMKSATGKPKLMKDFNRGAAYTDPLIILINGASASASEIVAGALKYHQRAVIVGSDSYGKATSQVVIPTDSTLWFDYMQSTDDFVKVTTSNIYQPDLSSHQLYGVQPDIKIPSPWESFYTKEADEFFPLVPDKISKNVYFTPSLTLPIEQLQEKSNNRIKNDALFTRIKTIDDSLYSEMNDPFSVAINLNTIYSRNLNKDSNYDKLLDDLELSHAEFSFEISTFYESISNMDKTFNKNATRLKYEMEKDPVLNETFLILTDLIELKTTK from the coding sequence TTGAAAAAGACATTTTTGATTATGCTCTTCCTGACGCCTGCTCTTAGCTTGATCGGTCAGGAAATAAAAAGTTCATCTTCTCAGGAGTTCAGTTCTCGTTTAGACAACCTAATTTATACGCTTAATAGGTGGCACGTCTCTCCTATTGAAAATGGCGACACCCTGTCTAATCGAGTATATCAACTCTTTATTAGAGAGTTCGACCCTTATTTATTGTTTTTAACTGAGGAGTCTTCAGATATTCTCAAAAACTATCAGTATGACCTGGACGATCAGATCGAGAAAGGTGATTACATTTTTATTGACACTTGCGCTTCTATTGCACTGAACGGTATCAAAAGAATACAAGAGGAATGGTTTGATGATATTGATGTAGATTTTGTGCTATCGTATGCAGATACAGCGAAGTTTAACAGAAGTAGAGAAGACCGTATTGCTGGTGATCTAGTTGGTTTAGAAAATCGATTCAAAAAATGGATTACCTATCAGATTCTAGTAAGCACCTATAGCAACTTCCCAGATTTAAACCTGGCTGACAATGATAGTGTTTCTAATGCTCTAAGTTATTCGATATCACAAGAAAAGTCCTTTTTAACCTGTATGTTTGAGGATCTTGGTTTTCCCGATAAAACGACTATAAAAGCTGGTTTAGAAGACCTCTTTCTTAACGCTGTTGCGCAAGCTTTTGACCCGCATAGTAACTTTTATTCTAAGGATCAAAAAAATGACCTTGAAACGATGCTTTCCCCTTCAGAAGATAGCTTTGGTATCACGTTATACGATGAGAATAATTCAATCAAGGTGAATTCTATTCACCAGCGAAGTGATGCATGGCGATCGAATTTGATAAATGTTGATGATGTCATAAAACAAGCTAAAGACCAGAATGGAGAAGCGTTAATCGACAACTGTACATCTGCTTATGAATTGGAAGAACTATTATCCTCCACTAGTGTTTCTTCTGTTACGTTATCTGTAATAAAACCTAGTGGCAAGGAAATAACTGTTGAACTTATCAAAGAGACGCTATCCTCAGAAGAGAATAGTCTGGTTGCTTATGTTCTAAAGGGAAAAACATCGATCGGGTATATCTCTCTTCCTTCTTTCTATACTTCATGGGAGTCAGATCAAGTGGACGGTTGTGCAAATGATGTTGCCAAGGAAATTCTTAAACTCCGGGAGGATAGTATTTCTGGGTTGATCCTAGACCTTCGAAATAACGGTGGAGGATCCGTAGTAGAAGCCCTCGATCTTGCTGGTATATTTATTGACATAGGTCCATTAGGTATCATGAAAAGTGCAACAGGTAAGCCTAAGCTGATGAAAGACTTCAATCGAGGTGCAGCCTACACTGATCCGTTGATCATTCTAATCAATGGAGCTTCGGCTTCAGCCTCAGAGATCGTTGCAGGAGCACTCAAATATCATCAAAGAGCGGTAATCGTAGGATCCGACAGTTATGGCAAGGCAACGAGTCAAGTCGTCATCCCAACAGACTCCACCTTATGGTTTGACTACATGCAATCAACTGATGATTTTGTAAAAGTGACCACAAGTAACATCTACCAACCTGACTTGAGTTCTCATCAATTATACGGAGTACAACCAGACATCAAAATACCTAGTCCGTGGGAAAGTTTTTACACTAAAGAAGCGGACGAATTCTTTCCTTTGGTACCTGATAAAATTTCCAAGAATGTGTACTTCACACCAAGCTTAACATTACCTATCGAACAACTTCAGGAAAAATCAAACAATAGAATCAAAAATGACGCTTTATTTACGCGTATTAAAACCATAGATGACTCTCTGTACAGTGAGATGAATGATCCTTTCTCAGTCGCCATTAATCTGAATACAATCTATTCTCGAAACCTCAATAAAGACAGTAATTACGATAAGCTTTTGGACGATTTGGAGCTCTCCCATGCTGAATTCTCATTTGAAATATCAACCTTCTATGAATCCATCTCAAACATGGATAAAACATTCAACAAAAATGCAACACGATTAAAATATGAAATGGAAAAAGACCCGGTTTTAAATGAAACTTTTTTAATTTTAACCGATCTAATTGAACTAAAAACCACAAAATGA
- a CDS encoding LIC11966 family surface protein produces the protein MKTLLNKKIRLTFLFLLLCSASVFGQEFSNPVEYMNFIGEQYAQLTEDQWAYTRAIANDKKAKKIESKRQDLLNSNKSAQAKIKKMPAYNGNTEYRDSVVAFLQLNYDVLNNDYAKIVDMEEIAEQSYDLMEAYLLAQEVASEKLKSAGEMLSETEKKFAADNDITLQEGEKSKNAKRLEKANKVYKYYNEIYLIFFKCYKQEAYLLDAVNTGDVNAMEQNKNALLTYANEGLDKLKKLKAFEGDNSLIEAGKEILDFYKDEAENELGDIVDFFVKKEKFETINEAFEAKKKNKRTQEDVDNFNQAVNDYNAATEAYNKANEILNKSRGKKLDNWNNTATKFTKKNV, from the coding sequence ATGAAAACACTTTTAAACAAAAAAATACGCCTTACTTTTTTATTCCTGTTACTTTGCTCCGCTTCCGTATTTGGGCAAGAGTTTAGTAATCCAGTTGAATATATGAACTTTATTGGTGAACAGTACGCTCAGCTCACAGAGGACCAATGGGCCTACACTCGAGCCATTGCCAATGACAAAAAAGCAAAGAAAATAGAGTCCAAAAGACAAGACCTATTAAACTCCAACAAATCTGCTCAGGCAAAAATAAAAAAGATGCCAGCATACAATGGGAACACTGAATATAGGGATTCTGTAGTAGCATTTTTACAACTGAATTATGACGTATTGAATAACGACTATGCCAAGATTGTAGATATGGAAGAGATCGCAGAGCAGTCCTACGATTTGATGGAGGCCTACCTTCTTGCGCAGGAAGTGGCGAGTGAGAAACTAAAAAGTGCAGGTGAAATGCTTTCAGAAACCGAAAAGAAATTTGCTGCAGACAATGATATTACACTGCAGGAGGGCGAAAAAAGCAAAAATGCAAAAAGACTGGAAAAAGCGAACAAAGTCTACAAGTATTATAATGAGATCTATTTGATCTTTTTTAAGTGTTACAAACAAGAAGCTTACCTGCTAGATGCAGTGAATACTGGAGACGTAAATGCAATGGAACAAAACAAAAATGCGCTATTGACCTATGCAAATGAAGGACTTGACAAACTCAAGAAACTTAAGGCATTTGAAGGCGATAACTCTTTAATCGAGGCAGGCAAAGAAATCCTAGACTTTTACAAGGATGAAGCAGAAAATGAACTTGGAGATATTGTGGACTTCTTTGTAAAAAAGGAGAAATTCGAAACGATTAATGAAGCCTTTGAAGCAAAGAAAAAAAATAAGCGTACGCAGGAAGATGTTGACAATTTTAATCAGGCTGTAAATGACTATAACGCTGCGACAGAAGCTTATAATAAAGCGAACGAAATACTGAATAAATCGAGAGGGAAAAAGTTGGATAACTGGAACAATACCGCCACTAAGTTCACCAAGAAAAATGTTTAA
- a CDS encoding dihydrofolate reductase family protein: MTKSNKVFIATSLDGYIADSKGNIDWLHSFPNSKESSDMGYGEFMNSVDALIMGRTTFETVAGFDIPWPYEKPVYVLSSQLKEVPNELKGKVELVTGTLQEILHQIYTDGYHHLYIDGGKTIQSFLREALIDEITITVLPILLGRGIPLFGELDEPQRYACVHSRVFDNGVVQNQFVKTDSSEKA, encoded by the coding sequence ATGACAAAAAGCAACAAAGTATTCATAGCTACAAGTTTAGATGGCTACATAGCTGATTCAAAAGGCAATATCGATTGGCTACATTCTTTTCCCAATTCTAAAGAGAGTAGTGATATGGGCTATGGTGAATTCATGAATTCTGTGGATGCATTGATTATGGGACGAACGACATTTGAAACAGTAGCTGGTTTTGATATTCCATGGCCGTATGAAAAACCTGTTTATGTTTTAAGTAGTCAACTTAAAGAGGTTCCAAATGAACTAAAAGGCAAGGTTGAATTGGTGACTGGAACTCTTCAGGAGATCCTCCATCAAATCTATACTGACGGATACCATCATCTTTACATTGATGGCGGAAAAACTATTCAGAGCTTTTTACGAGAAGCATTGATAGATGAAATTACAATAACCGTACTTCCCATCCTACTGGGACGAGGTATTCCACTTTTTGGTGAATTAGACGAACCTCAACGATATGCATGTGTTCATTCCAGAGTGTTTGACAACGGTGTGGTTCAAAATCAATTTGTAAAAACGGATTCATCTGAAAAAGCATAA
- the rluF gene encoding 23S rRNA pseudouridine(2604) synthase RluF, whose amino-acid sequence MNETRINKFLSEAGYCSRRKADKLIEEGRVTINGKIPPMGEKIKEGDEVHVDGKLISRPKEEFVYLALNKPVGIVCTTDTRVEKDNIIDFMNYPKRIFPIGRLDKPSEGLILLTNDGDIVNKILRARNNHEKEYIVTVNKPITKDFIHKMSNGVPILDTVTNKCFVEQINRTTFKIILTQGLNRQIRRMCEYLDYRVVKLKRVRIMNIHLDIPVGEYRELTSNEMHELNQLLSESKKTFE is encoded by the coding sequence ATGAATGAAACACGGATCAATAAATTTTTGAGTGAAGCCGGCTACTGCTCAAGAAGAAAAGCTGATAAACTGATTGAAGAAGGACGCGTTACCATCAATGGAAAAATCCCTCCAATGGGGGAAAAAATCAAGGAAGGAGATGAAGTGCATGTGGATGGGAAACTAATCTCGAGACCTAAAGAAGAATTTGTATACCTGGCGCTCAACAAACCTGTTGGCATTGTCTGTACGACTGATACTCGGGTTGAAAAGGATAATATCATTGATTTCATGAACTACCCCAAACGAATATTCCCCATAGGTCGTTTGGATAAACCCAGTGAGGGACTGATTCTTTTAACCAATGATGGCGACATTGTCAATAAAATACTCAGAGCTCGTAACAATCACGAGAAAGAATACATTGTAACCGTAAACAAGCCCATCACTAAAGATTTCATTCATAAGATGTCTAACGGTGTTCCTATACTTGATACCGTCACCAACAAATGCTTCGTAGAACAGATCAATCGTACTACCTTTAAGATTATTCTAACCCAGGGACTGAATCGTCAAATCAGAAGAATGTGTGAATATCTTGACTACAGGGTAGTTAAACTAAAGCGAGTAAGGATCATGAATATTCACTTAGATATTCCTGTTGGTGAATATCGTGAACTGACTTCCAATGAAATGCATGAGTTGAATCAACTTCTAAGCGAATCCAAAAAGACCTTTGAATAA